TCATGTAAGTTGGCTAGACTCATCGGCTTAAGTTATTCGTTTATCAATAGAAATTGATAAACCAATTGTTATTGGTTTGTGACTTTTCCGTGTGTTTAGTGCCCCTCCTATTTAAAAACTAAATCCTGACTTGATTGTATTGCTCGGTACGACATCGCTTTTATTGCCAAGTAAAAGGATTGGGTTTTGCTGACCTCTTTTTTAGCAAATTATTATTTGTTAAGGAACTATATGAATAAATTCTTTAAAGTGATTTGGAATTCAGTCCTAAACATATGGATTGTTGTGGGTGAACTGGCAAAGCGCACCGCTAAAGCCAAAAGTGTCGGTCACTCATTAAACGGTAATACACAGTCAAATACCCTTGCTAAAAATGGTATAAGTCACCTCTTTAGAAAAAGTCTTTTAGCTTTATCAATCGGCAGCTTTAGTTTATTCGGCGTTAATCCTGCACAGGCTGTCGATATCACCGTCACAACCCAAGCGGCCCTGTTAACCGCGTTATCAAACGGCACTTACGATAAAATTATTCTGGGTGCGGACATTGCACTGACTCAAGTACTCACCGTCAATATGGCGAGTCATAATGTCGTGATTGACGGCAATGGCTTATATGGTTTGACTGTTGCCAATACGGTCGTCAATGGCTTAGCGGTTTCGTCGGGTACTGGGACATTAACGCTTCAGAATATGTCCAAAATCACCACGGCCAACTATTACAGTATGGTTTACCTAACTGGCGTGAATACGGCGGTGAATGTTATCTATGACAATATCGGCACTCTGGGTACGTCCCAGCTTGCTTTTATGGATACCAATGGCGCATCCACCAACAGTATCTTAACGTTCGGTAATATTCTGTCAGATGTGGTTGTTAACGATAGAGACCAGGAAATTGGCGAAGTTAACAAAGTGAGGTATACCGGCCGATTTCATGTCACGCATTTAGGGGGCGGCATCTCTTTCCAAAATGCGGGTGCGGCAGTCAATACCGCCACCATGGATTTTCTCAGTGGCGCTGATGTCATCATCAATAGAACGGGGTCGGCAGCAAGTATCACGAATACGGGGGCCTATGCTTTTGCCTATAATTTTGCCGATAACGCCTCATTTGAACTGATTGCCAATCAGAACGTTCTCAGTGGCGCGACGAATAACCGAGGCATCACCATTGGGAGTTATAATTCAGGCACCGGTTTTGGTGATGGCGCAAAAATAATTTTGCGGGCGCGGGCGACCGGTGGCGGTGTTATCGCTGGGAATGCCATCGATAACGCGACCACGAATACAGCGGGCATCAATAATGGCGCCACTGGGACGGCGGATGTTATTTACAATCTGGCGACCGGTTCTATTTTGAATACCACGGCGGCTGGGATTTTAGCCACCAAAACCGGTGCGGCTAATACCAGCGGGATCTATATCAGTTCTGGCGCGGCCATGAATGTCGCCACAGCCGGTATTTCAGCCTCCCATGCGGGCAGCGGGAATGTCGTGTTGGAGAATAAAGCCACAGGGACCATTACTGCCGCCACGGGAATATCGGCAACCAATACCGGAACCGCAACCATCAATGTCGCCAACAAAGGCACAATTAATAGCACTACTGCCGGGATTGCCCTCTCCTCAAGTGCCACTTCTGGCCCATCACAAACCATTAGCGTGGATAATACCGGCGGTACCATCAATGCCAGTGCGGGAACGGGCGTTAACGTTCTGTCGAATACGTTATTGAATTTGGTCGGTGGGACCATTACGACGACGGGCGTTGCTACTGGGCTGACATTTGCGGGCACAAGTGGTAATCACGCCTTAACGGATTTGATTTTAAATCTCAACGGTACCGGGGCGGCTTTCGCCAAAGCGGCAGGTATCAATCTGGCCCTGAGACATGTCACCTTCAACGTGACAAATGGTACGGGGTTAACCAGTCTGGCCGGTTTGACCTTTGCAGAGGGGGTTAATGGCCGTAATACGATCAATGTCACGGGGACGGGGATCGGGATTACTGCGGCGAATACGGATGTCAGTGCGTTAAATCCGGATGCGTTAGATATCAATGTGTCTGGCGCGGGAACGGGGATCAATGCCACCGGTGGCGGGGTTGACCTGTCCGATTCGAATCTGCATATCAATGTCACCAACAGCGGCGGTACAGGGTTACAGGTGACCGATGGTGCCGTAACCACCACCACCATCGGTGCCGATGCTCAGATCAATGCCGCCGGGGCGACGGCAATTAATTTCACTGGGACAACCGCCAAGACACTGACGAACAACGGTACCATTAATGGTGCGGTAAACTTTGCCGGAACAGCGGCGAACACCATTAATAATAATGCGATATTAAATGGCACATTAACCACCGGTGCCGGTAACGATACCTTGGTTCTTGGTAGTACCTCGCAAAGCAATGGCGCGATTAATCTGGGGGCCGGTAATAATAACGTCACCATACAGAATGGCGCTCAAGTGTCATCCATTACCACCGGTGTGGGTGATGATACTTTTACCATCAATAATATGACCGTGGGCAGTACCTATTTAGGTTCTCTGAATGCGGGTACTGGCACCAATACACTCAATTTCAATGCGTCAACTGACACCTTGGCGGCAGACACTTCCCTGCAAGGTTTTACCAATATTAATCTGGCGAACAGCCTGATTACCCTTGTCTCTGACACTAACATCGGCAGCGGCGTGATCACTGTTGACGGCGCCAGCGATCTGCTGTTTGGCAGTGCATTCAATGGCACGCTGAATGCGTCATTAGGCCATCTCGCGGGAGGTGATGGTTCAGCCATCATCAACAGCGGTGCGAATGTTGCCTTGAGCCAGTCGAGTAATTTTGCGGGTGATTGGCAGGTCAAACAGAGCGGCACCCTGACGGCAAGCAATAGCAATCAGTTAGGCACGGCGGCGATTGCTCTCGATGGCACATTCAATCTCAATGGAGTGGCGGCGACTAATAATGCATTGACCGGCACCGGCGCGTTGAATATCGCGAATACGGTCAATAGCGCCTTTGATTTTGGCAGTAATACCGGTACAGCATTTGCCGGTACGGTGAATATGCAAAACGCCACTTTTAACCTCAGTGGTACCAATAGCGGGGCATTAAATCATGCGACCTTGATTGCCTCCACAGACACCTCGGTTGCGGTTGGTGTGGGCAATCAAACGATCGGTAACGTCACCCTTAATGGCGGAACGACTGAATTTGCGGCTGGGAGTTCAATCACGACCGACACACTGGCGGTGACCAATGACAGTGTGGTTAAAGTCGCTCCTGGGGTGAGTACTGGCGGGAATTTACTCGATCAAGATACGGGCAGTTCGTCCCAACTCATTAACAGCACCAATGCCCTGTCGGCAACTGATTTAGCACGACTCACATTGCAGGATCTTGCGGGCAATAGCTTGGGGAATGGGGCCGAAGAAAGTGTTGTTCAAGGCGGGAATACGGTAGCACAGGCGCTGTATGATTATGCGCTGACCAGCGAAGGCAGTGGCTTGAGTGTGGCATCAACCCTGACAGAACTGGAATTACTGCTTGGACAAAGTTTAACCCTCACATCTGCGGGCGCTGTCAATGCCGATCACAACTTACTGGCAAAATTGACCGGTGCGGGCAGCCTGATTATTGGTGCGGATAACAGCGAATTGACGCTAACCAATGCCACTAACGATTACACCGGCACGACCACCGTAAATGGCGGCATTTTGAATCTGGGGAGTGATAATGCACTGGGGGCGACTTCAGCCTTAAATACGGCGTTAAACACCCAAACTAATCTCAACGGCCACACTCAGACAGTAGGCGCACTGACCAACGCCGGTGCCGTGACGTTAGGCTCAGGCGGAGTACTGAACAGCACGGGTGCGCTGACCAACAGTAACACGCTAAATCTCGCCGGCGGCACGCTGAACTTGGCTGCGGGCGGCACTTCTAGCGCCACCGGCGGCTTAACCGGTGCCGGTACGCTGAACATCAACGGCGGTGATTTGGCGGTCAGTGGCGCGAACAGTGGCTTAAGCGGCCAAACGCTGATTGCGTCGGGTGCCTCTGCCACCTTGAACGGTGCAGGGACATTGGGCAGCAGTGCCATTAATGTGCTGGGTGACCTGAATCTAAATGGCGCTAATGCCGCCTTGGCGAATGTGCTGAGTGGCACTGGCGATATCAATACTAATGCAGCAGTCACGCTGACCGGAACCAACAGCTTTAGTGGCGCTCATCATATCGGGTCGGCTGGGGCATTAACGGTCACGCAAGCCGGTAATCTTGGCGCTTCAACTGCTACCGTGAATCTGGACACCGCTACTTCGCATCTGGTGCTCAATGGCCTGAGCGGTGCCATCGCCAATGCCCTGAGCGGCGTGGCGAACTCCACCGTTGATATTACCAATGGTGCGAATGTGTCGTTAACCGGCACCAATAGCGGCTTCGCTGGTCAGTATGCCTTGGCGGGGAACAGCAAGCTGACGGTGGCCTCGACCAATAATCTGGGGGCTTCAGCCAATATCGCACTGGCAGGCGCGCAGGATATGTTGGCGCTGAGCGGTTTTAGCGGCACCTTCGCCAATACGGTTACTGGTCTGGGTACCTTGCAGGTCACTGACAGCAGCAATGCTACTTTGACCAGCAGCAACGGACTGGGAAGTGATGTGGCGGTGGATATCGCGAACGCGACTTTGAATCTGGCTGATATCGCGCTGTTTGATCACGCGCTGACCGGCAACGGCACACTCAATGTGGCGAAGAACGATGCCAGCACGGCATTTAACTTCGGCACTGCGGTGGGCGGCGCGTTCAGCGGTATCGTTAACCTGACCAACTCTATTTTTGCTTTAAGCGCTGACAACACCGCCGCACTGGCGAATGCCACGCTGAAGCTCTCCGCGAACAACGTCACCACCGTCGGCACCACTGATCGCACGGTGCACGGGTTAGATCTGAGTGGCGGCACCCTGATCTTTGACGGTGCTGCGCCACAATCCGAGGCTAGCGGCGTGGTGACGGTGACAGACTTGGCGCTGAACAGCGGCACGGTCAGTGTCACGGGTACCGACAGTTGGACGAACCAAAACCCGGTTGTCGCGCCGAATGTGTCGCTGCTCGATCAGGATCGGGGCGATATCATGCTGGCGTTGATCAACGCCACTAGCGTGACCGGTGATGTGAGCGGGCTGGATCTGATGATCAACGGCACCTCGGTCACCTCTGGTGCGCAAGGCGTGATCTCTTCCATCTTGCAGGGCGGCACGGCGGTGGCGAATGCGACCCATAATTATGGCCTGACCAGCAGTAACGGCAGCGGCGGCACGGGCCTGTATGTCAATTACAGCCTGAGCGCACTGGCGCTGTTAACTGACGATGCCGATGCTTTGTTACTGGCAACAGACAGCAGCGCGTCCTCGAATAAGACCTTGAATGCACTGGTTTCCGGTGTGGGCGGTTTGCAAATTGATGCCACTAATGGGGCGTTAACGCTGGCAAACGGCAGTAACAGCTATCAGGGCAAAACCACGGTCAATGCCGGTGAGCTGATTCTGGGGGCAAATGGGGCCTTCGGCGCGACGTCATTACTGGATATCGCCAGCGGTGCCAGCGCCAATATCAACGGCCACACTCAGACAGTAGGCGCACTGACCAACGCCGGTACAGTGACGTTAGGCACCGGCGGGGTACTGAACAGCACGGGTGCGCTGACCAACAGTAACACGCTAAATCTCGCCGGCGGCACGCTGAACTTGGCTGCGGGCGGCACTTCTAGCGCCACCGGCGGCTTAACTGGTGCCGGTACGCTGAACATCAATGGCGGTGATTTGGCGGTCAGTGGCGCGAACAGCGGCTTAAGCGGCCAAACGCTGATTGCAGCGGTTGCCTCTGCCACCTTGAACGGTGCAGGGACATTGGGCAGCAGTGCCATTAATGTGCTGGGTGATCTGAATCTGAACGGCGCGAATGCCGCCTTGGCGAATGTGCTGAGCGGCACTGGCGATATCAATACTAATGCAGCAGTCACGCTGACCGGAACCAACAGCTTTAGTGGCGCTCATCATATCGGGTCGGCTGGGGCATTAACGGTCACGCAAGCCAGTAATCTCGGCGCTTCAACCGCGACGGTGAATCTGGACACCGCTACTTCGCATCTGGTGCTCAATGGCCTGAGCGGTGCCATCGCCAATGCCCTGAGCGGCGTGGCGAACTCCACCGTTGATATCACCAATGGCGCAGATATGTCGTTAACTGGTACGAACAGCGCGTTCCTCGGCCAGTATGCCTTGGCGGGTAACAGCAAGCTGACGGTGGCCTCGACCAATAATCTGGGGGCGTCAGCCAATATCGCACTGGCAGGCGCGCAGGATATGTTGGCGCTGAGCGGCTTTAGCGGCACCTTCGCCAATACGGTTGCTGGTCTGGGTACCTTGCAGGTCACTGACAGCAGCAATGCTACTTTGACCAGCAGCAACGGACTGGGAAGCGATGTGGCGGTGGATATCACCAATGCGACTTTGAATCTGGACGATATCGCGCTGTTTAACCAGACCCTGACCGGCAACGGCACATTGAATGTGGCGAAGAACGATGCCAGCACGGCATTTAACTTCGGCACTGCGGTGGGCGGCGCGTTCAGCGGTATTGTTAATCTGACCAACTCTATTTTTGCTTTAAGCGCTGACAACAGCGCCGCACTGGCGAATGCCACGCTGAAGCTCTCCGCGAACAACGTCACTACCGTCGGCACCACTGATCGCACGGTGCACGGGTTAGATCTGAGCGGCGGTACCCTGATCTTTGACGGCGCAGCGCCACAATCCGAGGCTAGCGGCGTGGTGACGGCGACAGACTTGGCGCTGAACAGCGGCACGGTCAGTGTCACGGGTACCGACAGTTGGACGAACCAAAACCCGGTTATCGCGCCGAATGTGTCGCTGCTCGATCAGGATAGGGGCGATATCATGCTGGCGTTGATCAACGCCACTAGCGTGACCGGTGATGTGAGCGGGCTGGATCTGATGATCAACGGCACCTCGGTCACCTCTGGTGCGCAAGGCGTGATCTCTTCCATCTTGCAGGGCGGCACGGCGGTAGCGAATGCGACCCATAATTATGGCCTGACCAGCAGTAACGGCAGTAGTCATGGTCTGTATGTCAATTACAGCCTGAGCGCACTGGCGCTGTTAACCGACGATGCTGATGCTTTGTTACTGGCAACAGACAGCAGCGCGTCCTCGAATAAGACCTTGAATGCACTGGTTTCCGGTGTGGGCGGTTTGCAAATTGATGCCACTAATGGGGCGTTAACGCTGGCAAATGGCAGTAACAGCTATCAGGGTAAAACCACGGTCAATGCCGGTGAGCTGATTCTGGGGGCAAATGGTGCCTTCGGCGCGACGTCATTGCTGGATATCGCCAGCGGTGCCAGCGCCAATATCAACGGTCATACGCAAACGGTCGGTGCCATCACCAATGCCGGAACCGTGACCTTAGGCTCGGGCGGGGTACTGAACAGCACGGGTGCGCTGACCAACAGTAACACGCTAAATATCGCCGGCGGGACGCTGAATCTGGCAGCGGGCGGGACCTCTAGCGCCACCGGCGGCTTAACTGGTGCCGGTACGCTGAACATCAATGGCGGTGATTTGGCGGTCAGTGGCGCGAACAGCGGCTTAAGCGGCCAAACGCTGATTGCGTCGGGTGCCTCTGCCACCTTGAACGGTGCAGGGACATTGGGCAGCAGTGCCATTAATGTGCTGGGTGATCTGAATCTGAATGGCGCGAATGCCGCCTTGGCGAATGTGCTGAGTGGCACTGGCGATATCAATACTAATGCAGCCGTCACGTTGACCGGAACCAACAGCTTTAGTGGCGCTCATCATATTGGTGCCACAGGGGCATTGACGGTCACGCAAGCCAGTAATCTCGGC
The window above is part of the Yersinia massiliensis genome. Proteins encoded here:
- a CDS encoding autotransporter outer membrane beta-barrel domain-containing protein, producing the protein MNKFFKVIWNSVLNIWIVVGELAKRTAKAKSVGHSLNGNTQSNTLAKNGISHLFRKSLLALSIGSFSLFGVNPAQAVDITVTTQAALLTALSNGTYDKIILGADIALTQVLTVNMASHNVVIDGNGLYGLTVANTVVNGLAVSSGTGTLTLQNMSKITTANYYSMVYLTGVNTAVNVIYDNIGTLGTSQLAFMDTNGASTNSILTFGNILSDVVVNDRDQEIGEVNKVRYTGRFHVTHLGGGISFQNAGAAVNTATMDFLSGADVIINRTGSAASITNTGAYAFAYNFADNASFELIANQNVLSGATNNRGITIGSYNSGTGFGDGAKIILRARATGGGVIAGNAIDNATTNTAGINNGATGTADVIYNLATGSILNTTAAGILATKTGAANTSGIYISSGAAMNVATAGISASHAGSGNVVLENKATGTITAATGISATNTGTATINVANKGTINSTTAGIALSSSATSGPSQTISVDNTGGTINASAGTGVNVLSNTLLNLVGGTITTTGVATGLTFAGTSGNHALTDLILNLNGTGAAFAKAAGINLALRHVTFNVTNGTGLTSLAGLTFAEGVNGRNTINVTGTGIGITAANTDVSALNPDALDINVSGAGTGINATGGGVDLSDSNLHINVTNSGGTGLQVTDGAVTTTTIGADAQINAAGATAINFTGTTAKTLTNNGTINGAVNFAGTAANTINNNAILNGTLTTGAGNDTLVLGSTSQSNGAINLGAGNNNVTIQNGAQVSSITTGVGDDTFTINNMTVGSTYLGSLNAGTGTNTLNFNASTDTLAADTSLQGFTNINLANSLITLVSDTNIGSGVITVDGASDLLFGSAFNGTLNASLGHLAGGDGSAIINSGANVALSQSSNFAGDWQVKQSGTLTASNSNQLGTAAIALDGTFNLNGVAATNNALTGTGALNIANTVNSAFDFGSNTGTAFAGTVNMQNATFNLSGTNSGALNHATLIASTDTSVAVGVGNQTIGNVTLNGGTTEFAAGSSITTDTLAVTNDSVVKVAPGVSTGGNLLDQDTGSSSQLINSTNALSATDLARLTLQDLAGNSLGNGAEESVVQGGNTVAQALYDYALTSEGSGLSVASTLTELELLLGQSLTLTSAGAVNADHNLLAKLTGAGSLIIGADNSELTLTNATNDYTGTTTVNGGILNLGSDNALGATSALNTALNTQTNLNGHTQTVGALTNAGAVTLGSGGVLNSTGALTNSNTLNLAGGTLNLAAGGTSSATGGLTGAGTLNINGGDLAVSGANSGLSGQTLIASGASATLNGAGTLGSSAINVLGDLNLNGANAALANVLSGTGDINTNAAVTLTGTNSFSGAHHIGSAGALTVTQAGNLGASTATVNLDTATSHLVLNGLSGAIANALSGVANSTVDITNGANVSLTGTNSGFAGQYALAGNSKLTVASTNNLGASANIALAGAQDMLALSGFSGTFANTVTGLGTLQVTDSSNATLTSSNGLGSDVAVDIANATLNLADIALFDHALTGNGTLNVAKNDASTAFNFGTAVGGAFSGIVNLTNSIFALSADNTAALANATLKLSANNVTTVGTTDRTVHGLDLSGGTLIFDGAAPQSEASGVVTVTDLALNSGTVSVTGTDSWTNQNPVVAPNVSLLDQDRGDIMLALINATSVTGDVSGLDLMINGTSVTSGAQGVISSILQGGTAVANATHNYGLTSSNGSGGTGLYVNYSLSALALLTDDADALLLATDSSASSNKTLNALVSGVGGLQIDATNGALTLANGSNSYQGKTTVNAGELILGANGAFGATSLLDIASGASANINGHTQTVGALTNAGTVTLGTGGVLNSTGALTNSNTLNLAGGTLNLAAGGTSSATGGLTGAGTLNINGGDLAVSGANSGLSGQTLIAAVASATLNGAGTLGSSAINVLGDLNLNGANAALANVLSGTGDINTNAAVTLTGTNSFSGAHHIGSAGALTVTQASNLGASTATVNLDTATSHLVLNGLSGAIANALSGVANSTVDITNGADMSLTGTNSAFLGQYALAGNSKLTVASTNNLGASANIALAGAQDMLALSGFSGTFANTVAGLGTLQVTDSSNATLTSSNGLGSDVAVDITNATLNLDDIALFNQTLTGNGTLNVAKNDASTAFNFGTAVGGAFSGIVNLTNSIFALSADNSAALANATLKLSANNVTTVGTTDRTVHGLDLSGGTLIFDGAAPQSEASGVVTATDLALNSGTVSVTGTDSWTNQNPVIAPNVSLLDQDRGDIMLALINATSVTGDVSGLDLMINGTSVTSGAQGVISSILQGGTAVANATHNYGLTSSNGSSHGLYVNYSLSALALLTDDADALLLATDSSASSNKTLNALVSGVGGLQIDATNGALTLANGSNSYQGKTTVNAGELILGANGAFGATSLLDIASGASANINGHTQTVGAITNAGTVTLGSGGVLNSTGALTNSNTLNIAGGTLNLAAGGTSSATGGLTGAGTLNINGGDLAVSGANSGLSGQTLIASGASATLNGAGTLGSSAINVLGDLNLNGANAALANVLSGTGDINTNAAVTLTGTNSFSGAHHIGATGALTVTQASNLGASTATVNLDTATSHLVLNGLSGAIANALSGVANSTVDITNGANMSLTGTNSGFAGQYALAGNSKLTVASTNNLGASANIALAGAQDMLALSGFSGTFANTVAGLGTLQVTDSSNATLTSSNGLGSDVAVDITNATLNLDDIALFNQILTGNGTLNVAKNDASTVFDFGAAVGGAFSGIVNLTNTTFNIDGLNTTALTNATLTLSSGSLASVADGVQNIGRLVTNGGTLLFNHLVDNARVITSEGTLATSGIDTTTGGEIRVNLPTNVTPDLTGWTVMELDDGEIIVSLASGAATGTGRELTLSNALGDPLSTTVYQSVSNPGALSPAALGSFNYGLTTGKNFDGLYVNYGLTALELLSTGNDALILTATLANNGTQSNDISSQITGSGDLAFVSANDGSTASLSNSTNSYTGATWVRSGNLRLDANSALGQTSLLAMSTATTVDLNGVQQTVGQLTTETGSTLNFNSGNLTVTNGGQVDGALSGSGELSLMGGTLAITQGNSGFTGSTDIASGATAHLYQVQGLGSGAITNNGLLNLDNTSGMLQNSLAGSGNVQLTNSANVQLAADNSGYTGLFTTDAGTALTAYNAGNLGGSSIANSGELILDTASVWDLTNSISGSGTLVKRGSGTVKIDSGTVSAGLTTIEDGLLQLGSSAAISTLSVNESPLARSLVVTLASNVANLVSDVLITSTGSLGGYGQVTGNVENRGNLIMPNALTGGDFGTFTIDGNYTGDNGTVVFNTILAGDASITDRLVITGNTAGQSFVTVNNVGGNGARTSEGIKIIDVGGDSAGQFTLNGRAVAGAYEYFLYQGGVSSPADGDWYLRTQADDRRPEPASYTANLAAANSMFVSSLADRAGETLYTDIFTGEEKSTSLWLRNEGSHNRSRDDSGELKTQDNRYVMQLGGDVAQWSRNTQDLWRVGVMAGYANSSSSSVAQGTGYRSTGSANGYSLGVYGTWFEQGREATGVYVDSWLQYSWFNNEVSGEGLTTEKYDSKGFSASVESGYTFQVGQSEHQNYFIQPKAQMVWMGVKADSHTETNGTVVTGEGNNNIQTRLGVKAFISPIPKEDKGSTPTFKPYVEANWIHNTKDFGTTLDGMTVKQAGAGNVAELKVGVEGQINNKLNLWGNVGQQVGNNGYSDSSITLGVKYHF